A single genomic interval of Prionailurus viverrinus isolate Anna chromosome A2, UM_Priviv_1.0, whole genome shotgun sequence harbors:
- the HAPLN4 gene encoding hyaluronan and proteoglycan link protein 4 has translation MVCARAALGPGALWAAAWGVLLLTAPAGAQRGRKKVVHVLEGESGSVVVQTAPGQVVSHRGGTIVLPCRYHYEAAAHDHDGVRLKWTKVVDPLAFADVFVALGPQHRAFGSYRGRAELQGDGPGDASLVLRNVTLQDYGRYECEVTNELEDDTGMVKLDLEGVVFPYHPRGGRYKLTFIEAQRACAEQDGILASAEQLHAAWRDGLDWCNAGWLRDGSVQYPVSQPREPCGGLGGAGSSGTGGGAASGGVRNYGYRHNAEERYDAFCFTSNLPGRVFFLKPLRPVPFSGAARACAARGAAVAKVGQLFAAWKLQLLDRCTAGWLADGSARYPIVNPRARCGGRRPGVRSLGFPDATRRLFGVYCYRAPGAPDPAPGGWGWGWAGGGGWAGGARDPAAWTPLRV, from the exons ATG GTGTGTGCTCGGGCGGCCCTCGGTCCCGGCGCGCTCTGGGCCGCGGCCTGGGGAGTCCTGCTGCTTACGGCCCCCGCAGGGGCGCAGCGCGGCCGGAAGAAGGTCGTGCACGTGCTCG AGGGTGAGTCGGGCTCCGTGGTGGTGCAGACGGCGCCTGGGCAGGTGGTCAGTCACAGGGGTGGCACCATTGTCTTGCCCTGCCGCTACCACTATGAGGCAGCCGCCCACGACCACGACGGCGTCCGCCTCAAGTGGACCAAGGTGGTGGACCCACTGGCGTTTGCCGATGTCTTCGTGGCGCTCGGCCCCCAGCACAGAGCATTTGGCAGCTACCGCGGGCGTGCGGAGCTGCAGGGTGATGGGCCTGGGGATGCCTCCTTGGTTCTCCGAAACGTTACGCTGCAGGATTATGGGCGCTATGAATGCGAGGTCACCAATGAGCTGGAAGATGACACTGGCATGGTCAAGCTGGATCTCGAAG GCGTTGTCTTCCCTTACCACCCCCGTGGAGGCCGTTACAAGCTGACCTTCATTGAGGCGCAGCGCGCCTGCGCTGAGCAGGACGGCATCCTGGCATCCGCAGAGCAGCTGCACGCGGCCTGGCGCGACGGCCTGGACTGGTGCAACGCAGGCTGGCTGCGCGACGGCTCGGTGCAGTACCCGGTGAGCCAGCCCCGGGAGCCCTGCGGCGGCCTGGGCGGAGCCGGGAGCTCCGGGACGGGCGGCGGTGCTGCCTCCGGGGGCGTGCGCAACTACGGCTACCGTCATAACGCCGAGGAACGCTACGACGCCTTCTGCTTTACATCCAACCTCCCGG GACGTGTGTTCTTCCTGAAGCCGCTGCGGCCTGTACCCTTCTCGGGAGCAGCGCGCGCGTGCGCGGCGCGCGGCGCGGCCGTGGCCAAGGTGGGACAGCTGTTCGCCGCGTGGAAACTGCAGCTGCTGGACCGCTGCACCGCGGGCTGGCTGGCCGACGGGAGCGCGCGCTACCCCATCGTGAACCCGCGCGCGCGCTGCGGCGGCCGCCGGCCGGGCGTGCGCAGCCTGGGCTTCCCCGACGCCACGCGCCGCCTCTTTGGCGTCTACTGCTACCGTGCACCCGGAGCGCCAGACCCCGCACCAGGCGGCTGGGGTTGGGG